The sequence GGGATCTATGTATAGGAGAGGTGTGACCCGTTAGATATCTGAGAGGTGACGCTGGTACTCCTGCTCATGCCCTGCTCACTGCGCCCGCCTGAGGATGTCCTCCCCATTGCTTGGGGGCTGTTCTGTACACCTCCGCTGAGTCGAGAGACTGCTGATGGGTGGCCCCACGGTGATGAACCCACACTTCCCTGCATGCCCTGCCCCCAGCCTTGCTGCATAGATGCCCCTCCGGGACTGGAGCGATAGTGGTGATGGACGTCTTGGTGGCTTGACCCTGCGCCCAGAGAGCTACTGCCCCAGTGTGGCCCTTGAGTGCTCCCAGATAGGTGCTGTTGGTGATGGTGACTCCAATTTCCTGGAGCCCCGGGAAAGCTATTGCTGAGGGCATCTGGGGAGATGTTTGCCAGCACCATGTTGCTGAAGCCCAGGCGCATACTTTCAGAGTCAAAAGCCTCCACTTCTCGGGCTTGACGTTCCAGTAGGTTCTGGATTCGCTCCAAGCGTTCATTCTGCAAGGACATCATCTCCTCCTCAAtctacagaaaaataaagataaattaGGGAAAGTTAGTCAAAAACAATGTGCTATGCACAATCTGTGAATGGcaaatggactgtacttacaTAATGCTTTTCTAGTGTGAAAAACCACTCAAGGCACTTTACAAAACAACCCAGCATTGACTGCTTCACGCTCACCttcatacactggtggcagaggataATATGCAAGGCGCCACATGCTCATCAGGAGTGATAATAATcacacaagcactcacacactgatggacatTAGGAGCGGTTTGGGGTTGTTGCCCAGTATGTTGCCGGGCGAAACTTAAAAATGGGCTTTGTGTTAATTGCAAAGCCTATCGAAAACAACACGGCACTGAATGACTTCTGTCAAAGGTGCCATGTCGTGTCAACAATGTCAGAAGTTTGCCAACAGAAGAAAGAGCACATTAACACGATTTGCCAGAAAAGCAGACTGTGGATGACTTCAAAATCAGTCATGACCTAAAATGGTTAGGCgtgaataataaaatgaatgatagctgaattccatttagGTGCTTCAGTTTCAGAGTCCTGGTATTGTTCATCCTTACTCACTGTCACAGCTTACTGGAACTGTTGAATATAACACTGTTTATGTAATCACTAAGACCTGcacttttcctgctgtgatgaGCCAAAAACGAATGGCACATCATTCAGTTACTCAGTACACCCATGGTATATTATCCACAGGTGTTTCACCTCTTTTGCCTCATTAAACCTCTCCAGGACTGAGTAAATGTGTATGAAATCTCCTTTACTCTCCTTGTAATGATACTGCACCTGTTAGGGCTGGACAGTTTACACCTCTATCATTTTTACTGGTAAATCAAGTCTGCTGAAAAGCACAACTTCACCTATCTTCAACATGAGCATGTCTACTAAACCAGTATAACTGATAAACCTCCAAGAGTGTGCTGGGATTTTAAATTGAAGGCGACTCTAAAACTCAAATCTTTGCAATAATCATGCTGTCAGACCAATGCAAATCTCCACATGAGAATAATTAATAAAGGAAAACCTTCTGTTCCAGCAGGGCCCTTCGGAGTGACACCCTCTGCTCCAAATCCTTCCTCTCACGGTCGTGCTGGGCATCTGTTTGCATCTTGATCTTGCTCTGATAAGCATTGAGAAGCTCCAGCTCCTGCTGTAGCTGCATTCGTAGGGCTTGGCACTGAGCCTCCTGAGTCTCATCCAGACGAAGCTAATGACAGAGAGATGATGAAGATCATGTTCCAATGAAtgcaataaacacacagtcataaGTGATTTGGACACATCCTCTAAAAGGGTggcaaaatgtaaaactgaatgGTGCCATCACAGTCTTCACAACTTTAGGAGTCTATATTCTTGGCACCGTCAGACTCACCGCCTGAGTGGAAAGCATCTCATTGATGGAGTGGTCATACTGCTCTGCCAAGATGGCAAGTTTGCGGTGCTGCTCTTGCTTCAGCCGTTTAAGGACAGCCTTGTGCTCTGACTTCGGTGTGGTTTCCAACAGATGGTTCCTCAGCGCTTTGTACTGCCTGGTCTGGATCTTACATGTGTCCTGGAACTGCTTCTTGATCTGTAGCTCTTTGGACTAGAGGAGATTATCAGTTTAATTATGTATTTCTTTATATTCAAAAGCAAGCATTAGGACAGTTGGTCAGTATCATCACAATAATTTTGGggtccaaaataaaaaaacaacaacaacatattcTCAATCATCTGTTAAACCAGTTTGCTTAAACCCAGGGTATATGTATCAAGAAAAACTCTGTATGACAAATAGTAATGTGCATTCTGAATGTTCAATGTATTTACACATTCACAAGTTCTCACCTTGAGGCTCTTGGGTTGTTGGCGAACCTCCATGACATGTTTGCGTCTAagttccctctccctcctcttgtTGTACTCCTGCTGATTGGTGAGCTCCGTCTGGTGCTGCAGGCGGATCAGCTCAGCCCTCGTCTTTTGGATGGTGTTGAGCTGGCGGAACTCCAGTTCTTGCATGGACTCATGGTGCCGGAGAAGCATGGCATGTTCCAAGTCCTTCTGGGTCTGACGTTTGTTTAGCTCCTAATTATGTGCACatggagagacacacagagagatgagactGTCAGGCACCAATGACAGATCAATTTCAGTTTCTTAATCAATCAATTTTCTTAACATTTCTGCTACAGCGGCACAAGGTAAGAGACAGTGCTGACCTCTCGCACCAAGTCCTTCTCAATATTGTGGCGAGCAATCAAGATCCTCCGTTTGAACCTGCGGCACTCCAGCTCCAGATACTGCCTCTGCCTGCGCTGTAAGTtggcctcttcctctgcttggTAGTGTTGGAAGTTCTCCTTCTGTTTGGACAACCactcctgcttttctttcttagGTGTTGACTGGTTTTCATTCAGCTCCTAAACAGAAGTAAGATTGCAGGGGCAATATTAGAAAAACCTTAATAGAACTGCTCATCATTTGCTGATAGTCAGTAAACTGAAAAGCACAGTTTTAGAGATTAATGTAAGCAGAAAAAGGCCCAGATCCCCCTACCTCTTTGAGCTGTTCCTTGCGAAGTTTGTACTCCCGCTTTTGGGACTCCAGGAAGCTGCTGAGCTCTTTCTTCTGCTGACTCTGAATATGTTGTTGGAACTTCTTTTCATCATTGCTAAATGTTTTTGCCTGTTGGAGAAATGCCCATCATAATCAGTTTGCTCCAGGTACAAAATAACAGCCAATGTTTTGTAAATTGTAATGTGAATACATAAATGAGTTGAAAGCATACATCTTTCTCCATGGATGCCTGGTGCTTCTTGACCAGTTTCTCCACCTCCTGAGCAAAACTATTCCTCTGGTTCTCCAGCTCCTTGTCCAGGCGGAGTCTGTGCTCATCCATCTCAgccttcagtttgttttccagagCCATCAGCTGTTTCTGGTGCTGCCGCCTCATGCGCTTGTAGCCCAGTATCTGCTCCCTTAACTCAGAATCTTGTTCATGCTCCTTAATCTGGCGAGTGAGCtggcaaaaacaacacacagactcTCTTTACATGACTGTGGGTGAAAAGACCAAGTTTTTGAGACAACAA comes from Scatophagus argus isolate fScaArg1 chromosome 5, fScaArg1.pri, whole genome shotgun sequence and encodes:
- the taok1a gene encoding serine/threonine-protein kinase TAO1, encoding MPNSSRAGSLKDPEIADLFFKEDPEKLFTDLREIGHGSFGAVYFARDVRTNEVVAIKKMSYSGKQSTEKWQDIIKEVKFLQRIQHPNSIEYKGCYLREHTAWLVMEYCLGSASDLLEVHKKPLQEVEIAAITHGALQGLAYLHSHNMIHRDIKAGNILLTEPGQVKLADFGSASIACPANSFVGTPYWMAPEVILAMDEGQYDGKVDIWSMGITCIELAERKPPLFNMNAMSALYHIAQNESPMLQSSEWTDYFRNFVDSCLQKIPQDRPNSEELLKHAFVQRERPESVLIDLINRTKDAVRELDNLQYRKMKKILFQEAHNGPTTEAQDEEEEPEHGVSRSGTVNSVGSNQSIPSMSISASSQSSSVNSLTDAGDDKSEVDMEGDHTVMSNSSVIHLKPEEETYNQESESHTRPTEPQSPPAHTPRPKRNREHFATIRTASVLTRQIKEHEQDSELREQILGYKRMRRQHQKQLMALENKLKAEMDEHRLRLDKELENQRNSFAQEVEKLVKKHQASMEKDAKTFSNDEKKFQQHIQSQQKKELSSFLESQKREYKLRKEQLKEELNENQSTPKKEKQEWLSKQKENFQHYQAEEEANLQRRQRQYLELECRRFKRRILIARHNIEKDLVREELNKRQTQKDLEHAMLLRHHESMQELEFRQLNTIQKTRAELIRLQHQTELTNQQEYNKRRERELRRKHVMEVRQQPKSLKSKELQIKKQFQDTCKIQTRQYKALRNHLLETTPKSEHKAVLKRLKQEQHRKLAILAEQYDHSINEMLSTQALRLDETQEAQCQALRMQLQQELELLNAYQSKIKMQTDAQHDRERKDLEQRVSLRRALLEQKIEEEMMSLQNERLERIQNLLERQAREVEAFDSESMRLGFSNMVLANISPDALSNSFPGAPGNWSHHHQQHLSGSTQGPHWGSSSLGAGSSHQDVHHHYRSSPGGASMQQGWGQGMQGSVGSSPWGHPSAVSRLSGGVQNSPQAMGRTSSGGRSEQGMSRSTSVTSQISNGSHLSYT